A window from Setaria italica strain Yugu1 chromosome VIII, Setaria_italica_v2.0, whole genome shotgun sequence encodes these proteins:
- the LOC101759966 gene encoding transcription factor BHLH062 gives MVADTESSDLLPGSSNAAAETPVHGSLDQRSQEKTPKKTHKAEREKLKRDQLNELFLELGSMLDLDRQNTGKATVLGDAARVLRDLVTQVESLRKEQSALLSEQQYVSSEKNELQEENTTLKSQISELANDLCARMGSSSLSLSSPGMSHPVANATSPDLATHPMPHHMWGNIPNLSSVAMAHQTTTVSPVHSQHHSANDVEVYAPPPQELQLFPGTSSSPEHECSGIRSAATNSSSLTDSLPGQLCLSLTQSSQEESSSGVLGRRKER, from the exons ATGGTGGCTGACACAGAAAGCTCAGATTTGCTACCTGGAAGTTCAAATGCTGCTGCTGAGACGCCTGTTCATGG GTCTCTTGATCAAAGATCTCAGGAAAAGACTCCAAAGAAAACTCATAAAGCTGAACGAGAGAAGCTCAAGCGTGATCAGTTAAATGAACTTTTTCTTGAGCTCGGCAGTATGCTAG ATCTTGATCGACAAAATACAGGAAAAGCCACGGTATTAGGTGATGCTGCGCGAGTACTGCGAGATCTGGTTACTCAAGTAGAATCTCTTAGAAAGGAACAATCTGCTCTTCTATCGGAACAACAATAT GTCAGTTCAGAGAAGAACGAGCTGCAAGAGGAGAATACTACACTCAAATCCCAAATATCAGAACTAGCAAACGATCTCTGTGCAAGGATGGGGAGTAGCAGTCTCAGTCTAAGCAGTCCTGGGATGTCACATCCAGTGGCGAACGCTACAAGTCCTGATTTGGCGACTCACCCCATGCCACATCACATGTGGGGCAACATTCCTAATTTAAGCTCTGTAGCCATGGCGCATCAAACGACTACAGTATCACCAGTGCACAGTCAGCATCACTCTGCCAATGATGTTGAAGTTTATGCACCACCGCCTCAGGAGCTGCAGCTCTTTCCAGGGACATCCTCATCACCAGAGCATGAATGTTCAGGCATCAGAAGCGCAGCAACCAACTCTTCAAGCCTGACAGATTCTTTGCCAGGGCAGCTTTGCTTAAGCCTTACACAATCATCTCAAGAAGAAAGCAGCAGCGGTGTGttgggaagaagaaaagaacgGTGA
- the LOC101759561 gene encoding xylanase inhibitor protein 2-like, translating into MASLRCSLLLAPVLLLSMLAVGSLAAGPGNIAVFWGRNKDEGTLREACDTGTYNTILISFLTGFGGHVAPSLDLSGHPLAGVGDDVKHCQSKGILVLISIGGPAGGANYSLPSHQSAADLADHLWDAYLGGSRAGVLRPFGDAALDGVDFYVDHGGAAAADHYADLARRLHGRSRGGYRGVTLTATVRCAYPDPDLTAALATGLFSRIHVRLYGGDLKCEWGQFDSWNKWAAAYPGSRVFVGVVASPEADKDAYLFQKDLYYGILQFAQKVPNYGGLMIWDRYYDKMNHYISSS; encoded by the coding sequence ATGGCGTCCCTGCGGTGCAGCCTCCTCCTAGctcccgtcctcctcctctccatgctGGCGGTGGGGTCACTCGCTGCCGGCCCGGGCAACATCGCCGTGTTCTGGGGCCGGAATAAGGACGAGGGCACGCTGCGGGAGGCCTGCGACACTGGCACCTACAACACCATCCTCATCTCCTTCCTCACCGGCTTCGGCGGGCACGTCGCCCCCTCGCTCGACCTCTCCGGCCACCcgctcgccggcgtcggcgacgacgtCAAGCACTGCCAGTCCAAGGGCATCCTCGTCCTCATCTCCATCGGcgggcccgccggcggcgccaacTACTCCCTCCCTTCCCATCAGTCGGCCGCGGACCTCGCCGACCACCTCTGGGACGCCTACCTCGGCGGCTCCCGCGCCGGCGTGCTCCGCCCCTTCGGCGACGCGGCGCTCGACGGCGTCGACTTCTACGTCGaccatggcggcgccgccgccgccgaccactACGCTGATCTCGCCAGGCGCCTCCACGGCAGGAGCCGCGGCGGCTACCGCGGCGTGACGCTGACGGCGACGGTGCGGTGCGCGTACCCGGACCCGGACCtgacggcggcgctggcgacgGGTCTGTTCAGCCGCATCCACGTCCGGCTCTACGGCGGCGACCTGAAGTGCGAGTGGGGCCAGTTCGATTCGTGGAACAAGTGGGCGGCGGCGTACCCGGGGAGCCGGGTGTTCGTCGGCGTCGTGGCGTCGCCAGAGGCGGACAAGGACGCGTACCTATTCCAGAAGGACCTCTACTACGGCATCCTGCAGTTCGCACAGAAGGTGCCCAACTATGGAGGGCTCATGATCTGGGACAGGTACTACGACAAGATGAACCACTACATCAGCAGCAGCTAA